The sequence CTGCATTGCGCTCAGCGCCGGGGTCGTGCCCAATCCGGCGTTGATCGTGCCGCTGCTTTACGCCTGGCTCTTTTGGGGCCGACTAGATCCGGACGACCGCGCGAACCTGATTAAATTCAACCTGGCCTGCGGCCTGGCCGCTCTGGCGCGTCCCGAGGGTTGGGCGCTGATCGCACCCTGCGCCTGGGCCAACTATCGCTACATCCGGCAACGGGGTTTCTCTCGTTGGCTGGGGCCGGGTCTGGCCGCGGCGCTGCCCTACCTGGCGCTGGTCGGCTGGATGGCGCTGCTGGGGCACAGCGGCTACGCCGGCGAGTTCTTTGGCTACTCACTATCACGGCTGAGCGTCGGGGGCGTGCTGCACGGCCTGACCGGCTATCTCGCGGCGCTGGTGGGACACGGGTTTGCCTGGTGGTGCCTCGTTGCGCTCTGCGGCTGCGTCGCGGCGCTGTGTGGAAAGGGGTTTGCGCGCAGCCTGGCGTTCGAGGCGCTGGCGATTGTGGCGGTGCTGCTCGCGGCGCTCTCGATCCAGTGGGCGCCGGACCTGCACCGGTTGCTCACGCCCGCGGTCTTTGCGGTCTACGTGAGCGCTGCGGCGGCCCTTGGCGCGCTGCTGCGCGGGCTGCGGGCACGCAGGACGTTGCAAAGCGCGGTCGCGGTGACGATCGGGTTACTGGTGTTGCTCAGCGCGGCCCTGAGCTACGGCATTCTCTCCGATGCGCGCCAGGATCTGCGCGGTGTGTTCGACGATCGACTGCGGTCCTGGCAGGTCGCGGCGGCCGCGACTCAGGGCCGATTGCACAGCGACCTGCCGCTGGAGGCCTCGTACTATTCGGGCCGCGAATTCGACCGTTACTCGATCGAGACTGCGCTGCCCGGCGATACGTTGGCGCTGCACAGCACCGAGGGCTGCCTGGAACAGCGGATCGATGAGTTGCGGGAGCGCTTCGAGCTGCGAGTGCTGCGCCGGTTGACCGCTCCCCGGGCTTTTAAGTACGGCCCGGCCAACGTAAGCTGTTTCAATGGAAGCGATCCGGGAGAGCTGCACGTCTCGATAGTGATCGCTCTGGACCAAGTGAGGTAAATATGCGCAAAACGGCCTTGGCATTGGCCTTGGTCTGCCTGCCGCTGCTGCTCGCCTCATCCGCGCTGGCGGAAGAGCGCGGGCTGGAAAAGCTGGTCACGATCCTCCAAGCCCAGGACGCGCGGCAGGTGACCGAAGGATTGGCGCAGCTTACGCGTGATCCCGACCCGGCGATCGCTGCGCGCGCCCTGCGCGCCCTGGGACGCATCGGCGATCCGGTGGCTCTGCCGTTGCTGCTCGAGGCCCTGCACTCGGGAAACGTTCGCGACGAGGCGATTTTTGCCCTGGGCGAGTTGGAGGACCGCGAGACCCTGGCCTTAATCGGCGCCAAGCCTGATCCCATGGCGCTCGAAGCCCTGCGCGGCGTGCTTGTCGAACCGACGACGATCCTCTCCCAAGACGTGTTGTTGCGCCGCGCCCTGGCCGTGGAGGCGCTGGGCAAGCTTCGCGACCGCGAGTGGGTGGAGAAGATCGTTGAGGCGGGCACCATGGGTCTGGGCGGGATGCGCGGCTCGATGCCCGAGTTGCTGTGCCTCAACGCGATTACCGCGCTGGTGCGCATCGACGACGAGGCTGCGCTGCCGCTGCTGCTCAGCGCCCTTGAGGCCCCGAGCCCGGCGCTACGGCGCAGTGCGGCTCTCGGGCTGGGGAGGATGGGCCGCACTGAAACAGCGGACGAGCTTTCGGCGCTGTTCAATGATCCTGATCCGGAAGTGCGTTCGGCCGCGTTGTGGGCGCTGGTGCGGCTTGCGGCGTCGGATAAGGCGAACCTTGCGCTGCGGATGCTCTCCGACCCGGTGCTCGAGGTGCGGATCGAGGCGATCCGACTGCTGGCGCTGGGTTCGGGCCCGGAGGTCAGCGGCGCGTTGTTCCATCATCTGCGGCGCAGCGGCGGCCGTCCGCCCGCGGCTTACAATAACGAGGATCTCGAGGTGCTGCGCGCCCTGGGCCGACTGGGCGGCAAGGACGAACGCAACCTGCTCTCGATGCTCGTGAGTCAGCCCGGGCCGGCCGGGTTGACTGCGCGCTGGGCCTATGCGACCTGCAAGACAGTGGAAGACCGCGACGTGCTGACCGTGGAGCGCAAGTACTATGCGAGTACGCCGCTGTCCTACGTTTCGTGGGCCGAGGCGCTGGCCCAACGCGGTGGAGAGGCGGGCCGCATCGGGCTGCGCGCGGTAATCGAAGACCCGGCGGCTCCGGCCGAAGCCAAGTGCATTGCGCTGGACGCGCTGGCCGACAAGCTGCCCGAGCAGGTCGAGGCCTGGGCCACGGAGTTCCTCTCCCAGCCGGGCAGCCCGCCGCAGCTCAAGGCCGGTGCGGCCCAGGCCCTGAGCGCGATCCAGAGCCAGAGCGCGTTGGCCGAACTGCTCGCGGCCTGGCCCCGGGCGCATCACGAGGTTGATCCCGACGTGCGGCTCTCGCTGCTCGACGCGTTGGGCAAGCACGCGGCTCGCCTTGACCAGCGCTCCCAGCGCTGGTCAAGGGTGCGCGCGGCGATCTACTCGGGTACGCGCGATCAACAGCGGCTGGTCAGGGCGCAGGCGATCAGGTTAATGCGCGAGATCTACAACGAGGACCTGCTCTCGATGCTCGCCCAACAAATGCCCGCGTCCGACGACGGGCGCTGCGAGCGGGCCGCGCAGTTGATCGGCAAGCTGCGCATACTACGGATCGAGACGCCGCGCGGCCGGATCGACGTGCGGCTGGAGACCGACGATGCGCCGCTGACCGTGTTGCAGATCAGCGAGCTGGCGCGTTCCGGCGCGTACAACGGACTAATCTTCCACCGCGTTGTGCCCGATTTCGTTGTCCAGGGCGGCGACCCGCGCGGCACTGGTTGGGGATCGGCCGGCGAGCTGCTGCCGTGCGAAATCAGTCGGCTGCGGTTCGTCACCGGCGCGGTGGGCATGGCCACGGCGGGCAAGGACACCGGCTCGAGCCAGTTTTTCTTTACGCTCTCGCCCCAGCCGCACCTCGACGGCGGCTACACGGTGTTCGGCGAGGTGGTGCAGGGGATGGACGTGGTGCGCAGGCTGCTGCCCGGCGACAAGATCGTACGCGCCACGCTGCTCGACCTGCGGCCGCAGCAATAACAGCAACAGTTCGGCGGCGCTATTTCTTATTCAGTGCGCGCTTGCTGACCCTGATTGCGCAGAACTCCCCGCACATAGTGCACACGTCGTCCTCGGTCGGCGGCGTGTTGGCGCGCAGTTCCTCGGCGCGTTTTGGGTCGATGGCGGACTCGATCTGTCCCGGCCAGTCCTGGGCCACGCGACGCTCGCTCATCTTGCGGTCGAGCGCCCAGGAGTCGGCGCGGCCGCGAGCTAGGTCAGCGGCATGCGCCGCGATCTTGGAGGCGATCACTCCCTGCCGCACCTGCTCGACGTCGGGCAGCCCGAGGTGCTCGCTGGGCGTGACGTAGCACAGGAAGTCCGCGCCGTGCCAGGCGGCCAACGCCCCACCGATGGCGCAGGCGATGTGGTCGTAGCCCGGAGCGATGTCGGTCACCAGCGGACCGAGCACGTAGAACGGCGCGCCGTCGCAGATCCGCTTCTGCAGCTCGACGTTGCTCTGCACCTGATCCAGCGGCACGTGCCCCGGCCCCTCGACCATCACCTGCACGCCCGCGGCCCGCGCGCGTTTGGTCAGTTCGCCGAGTACGAACAGCTCGGCGAGCTGGGCCGGATCCGTGGCGTCGACGATCGATCCGGGACGGAATCCGTCGCCCAAGCTGAGCACAACCTCGTGCTCGGCCGCGATCTGCAGCAATTCGTCATAGCGCTCGTAGAGCGGGTTTTCCGCCTTGTTGTGCATCATCCACTCGACGAGGAACGAGCCGCCGCGGCTGACAATGCCCATCAGTCGCGGGTTGTCCAACAGTACCTTGAGCGAGTTGCGGTTGATGCCGCAGTGCACGGTGATGAAGTCGACTCCACCCTCGCATTGGCGGCGGATCACCTCGAACAGCAGGTCCGGGTCGAGGTCGGCCAGGCCCACGCCGCAGGCGATCGATTCGATGACCGCCTGGTAGATCGGCACGGTGCCCAGCGGGACCGGGCATTGCGCGAGGATCTCGCGGCGCACCGCGTCGATATCGCCGCCGGTGGAGAGGTCCATCACCGTGTCGGCCCCGGCGTCGAGCGCCGCCCGCAGCTTGTCCAGCTCGAATTGCAGGTCCGCGCGGTCCTTGCTGGTGCCGATGTTGGCGTTGACCTTGATCCGCGCGCCGCCGCCCACAGCCAGCGGCTCGATCTGCGGCCGGTGCAGGTTGCGCGTGATCACCGCCTTGCCCGCGGCGACCTGCTCGGCCAGGCTTTCGGGCTCGAGCCCCTCGCTGTGCGCGGCCTGAACCACGGATTGGGGAAGTGTGCCGGACTTGAGTTGTTCGAGTAGAGTCATCTCTTCCCTCCAGGGCGGAGCCGTGTTTCCCGCCTGGGCGGCGGTGTCTCAATCCACTGAGACACCCC comes from Candidatus Alcyoniella australis and encodes:
- a CDS encoding glycosyltransferase family 39 protein; translated protein: MPKQPLTDRGERRRAQSRAERLGLLLAVLGGVALRLPLIDACGIMPADGLRLAVWSITVQDKALPLYPLLLQAMRPLCGNAQLAGGLVAALLGAWAVVPLYLLLSERVSRVAGWIGVLIASSSLHCIALSAGVVPNPALIVPLLYAWLFWGRLDPDDRANLIKFNLACGLAALARPEGWALIAPCAWANYRYIRQRGFSRWLGPGLAAALPYLALVGWMALLGHSGYAGEFFGYSLSRLSVGGVLHGLTGYLAALVGHGFAWWCLVALCGCVAALCGKGFARSLAFEALAIVAVLLAALSIQWAPDLHRLLTPAVFAVYVSAAAALGALLRGLRARRTLQSAVAVTIGLLVLLSAALSYGILSDARQDLRGVFDDRLRSWQVAAAATQGRLHSDLPLEASYYSGREFDRYSIETALPGDTLALHSTEGCLEQRIDELRERFELRVLRRLTAPRAFKYGPANVSCFNGSDPGELHVSIVIALDQVR
- a CDS encoding peptidylprolyl isomerase, which codes for MRKTALALALVCLPLLLASSALAEERGLEKLVTILQAQDARQVTEGLAQLTRDPDPAIAARALRALGRIGDPVALPLLLEALHSGNVRDEAIFALGELEDRETLALIGAKPDPMALEALRGVLVEPTTILSQDVLLRRALAVEALGKLRDREWVEKIVEAGTMGLGGMRGSMPELLCLNAITALVRIDDEAALPLLLSALEAPSPALRRSAALGLGRMGRTETADELSALFNDPDPEVRSAALWALVRLAASDKANLALRMLSDPVLEVRIEAIRLLALGSGPEVSGALFHHLRRSGGRPPAAYNNEDLEVLRALGRLGGKDERNLLSMLVSQPGPAGLTARWAYATCKTVEDRDVLTVERKYYASTPLSYVSWAEALAQRGGEAGRIGLRAVIEDPAAPAEAKCIALDALADKLPEQVEAWATEFLSQPGSPPQLKAGAAQALSAIQSQSALAELLAAWPRAHHEVDPDVRLSLLDALGKHAARLDQRSQRWSRVRAAIYSGTRDQQRLVRAQAIRLMREIYNEDLLSMLAQQMPASDDGRCERAAQLIGKLRILRIETPRGRIDVRLETDDAPLTVLQISELARSGAYNGLIFHRVVPDFVVQGGDPRGTGWGSAGELLPCEISRLRFVTGAVGMATAGKDTGSSQFFFTLSPQPHLDGGYTVFGEVVQGMDVVRRLLPGDKIVRATLLDLRPQQ
- the thiC gene encoding phosphomethylpyrimidine synthase ThiC: MTLLEQLKSGTLPQSVVQAAHSEGLEPESLAEQVAAGKAVITRNLHRPQIEPLAVGGGARIKVNANIGTSKDRADLQFELDKLRAALDAGADTVMDLSTGGDIDAVRREILAQCPVPLGTVPIYQAVIESIACGVGLADLDPDLLFEVIRRQCEGGVDFITVHCGINRNSLKVLLDNPRLMGIVSRGGSFLVEWMMHNKAENPLYERYDELLQIAAEHEVVLSLGDGFRPGSIVDATDPAQLAELFVLGELTKRARAAGVQVMVEGPGHVPLDQVQSNVELQKRICDGAPFYVLGPLVTDIAPGYDHIACAIGGALAAWHGADFLCYVTPSEHLGLPDVEQVRQGVIASKIAAHAADLARGRADSWALDRKMSERRVAQDWPGQIESAIDPKRAEELRANTPPTEDDVCTMCGEFCAIRVSKRALNKK